In Thermoplasmata archaeon, a single genomic region encodes these proteins:
- a CDS encoding PLP-dependent aminotransferase family protein: MDVSNRFSDIATKMRGSEIRELLKYADNPNVISFAGGLPNPKSFPLDILKQIFLDQLQNSGSKIFQYGTTEGLPELREELSKKLEKDYNIKTPKENILILTGSQQGLYMVGKVLINPGDVVITEAPTYIAALSAFRANYAKIKGIEMDENGLKTEVLEETLKNSEVMPKFIYVIPTFQNPAGITMSLDRRKHLLEIANKYDLLIFEDDPYGHLRFSGDPIPPIAELDKEGRTLYMGTFSKVLAPGLRIGYIAGHPDIIKKLNITKQVTDLCSNSLSQYIAYEYLKNDYINDQIPKIIEMYRRKRDLMINTLQDLAPKDTEWTRPEGGMFLWLKTNPKIDAEKMFPNAIKNGVAYVIGSAFYPERNGKNTMRLNYTYPTDANIVEGIKRLLKTIKEENQ, translated from the coding sequence ATGGATGTATCCAACCGATTTTCTGATATTGCAACTAAGATGCGCGGGTCTGAGATTAGAGAGTTATTAAAATATGCAGACAATCCTAATGTAATCTCTTTTGCAGGAGGATTGCCCAATCCAAAATCTTTTCCGCTTGATATTTTAAAGCAGATTTTTTTGGATCAGCTGCAGAACAGTGGCTCTAAAATCTTTCAATATGGCACAACTGAAGGATTGCCAGAGCTAAGAGAAGAGCTGTCTAAAAAACTGGAAAAAGATTATAATATCAAAACACCAAAAGAAAATATTTTAATATTGACCGGATCTCAGCAGGGTCTTTATATGGTAGGAAAGGTATTGATCAATCCTGGAGACGTGGTAATTACCGAGGCACCTACATACATTGCGGCACTTAGTGCTTTTAGAGCTAACTATGCTAAAATAAAAGGCATAGAAATGGACGAAAACGGTTTGAAAACTGAAGTTTTAGAAGAGACATTGAAAAACTCAGAGGTTATGCCTAAATTTATATATGTAATTCCAACGTTTCAGAACCCGGCAGGAATAACAATGAGCCTAGACAGAAGAAAACATCTTCTTGAGATTGCAAATAAATATGACCTGCTCATTTTTGAAGATGATCCGTATGGGCATCTGCGATTTTCTGGAGATCCGATACCGCCTATTGCAGAGCTGGATAAAGAGGGCAGAACACTGTACATGGGAACATTCTCGAAAGTTTTGGCTCCGGGACTTAGAATTGGATACATAGCCGGACATCCGGATATTATAAAAAAACTGAACATAACAAAGCAGGTCACTGATCTGTGCAGCAATTCGCTATCTCAGTATATAGCTTACGAATACCTGAAAAACGATTATATTAACGATCAGATTCCCAAGATCATAGAAATGTACAGAAGAAAAAGAGATCTGATGATAAACACATTGCAGGATCTTGCACCGAAAGATACAGAATGGACCAGACCTGAAGGAGGTATGTTTTTATGGCTGAAAACCAATCCTAAAATCGATGCGGAAAAGATGTTTCCAAATGCCATAAAAAACGGCGTTGCATATGTGATAGGATCTGCGTTTTATCCAGAGCGAAATGGCAAGAATACGATGCGCTTAAACTATACATACCCCACAGACGCAAATATCGTGGAAGGAATAAAAAGATTGTTAAAAACCATAAAAGAAGAAAATCAATAA
- a CDS encoding M42 family metallopeptidase, with product MELIDTLRDLVMMPGVSGYEAPVREYLKSILKKYGEPKEDEVGNLYLSIGEGEELAFVAHMDEIGMVVSYIEEDGYLRMRKLGGIDSRYHYGKAVEIFTDNGTVVNGVIGLKPIHLSAEEDLKKVIATEELLIDIGAGNREEVAKLGIKPLDPVRWKKEFLILNDKYVASRGLDNRTGCAVLLMLIDRLASKKLGKKLTFIFTVQEETGLRGAKTFYRERFKEVYAIDTVSAGDIANMQFYLSPVRTGKGPVIRLVDSRGVSSQILRKKIKMVSEKENISVQELYALGSTDAAATFELGLNSIALCIPVKYTHSPVEMVHIADLKNIILLLEKIIDY from the coding sequence ATGGAACTGATAGATACATTAAGAGATTTGGTGATGATGCCAGGCGTGAGCGGTTATGAAGCGCCTGTAAGAGAGTATCTAAAAAGCATTTTGAAAAAATATGGAGAGCCTAAGGAAGATGAGGTAGGAAACCTGTACCTTTCGATTGGAGAGGGTGAAGAGCTCGCGTTTGTAGCGCATATGGACGAAATAGGAATGGTAGTTTCATACATTGAGGAAGATGGATATCTGAGAATGAGAAAACTGGGCGGTATAGATTCTCGGTATCATTATGGTAAGGCAGTAGAGATTTTTACAGATAACGGAACAGTAGTTAATGGAGTGATAGGATTAAAGCCCATACATCTTTCTGCAGAAGAAGACTTAAAAAAAGTAATTGCCACTGAAGAGCTGCTTATTGATATAGGAGCAGGTAACAGAGAAGAGGTAGCTAAATTAGGAATCAAACCTTTAGATCCTGTAAGATGGAAAAAAGAGTTTTTGATCTTAAACGACAAATACGTGGCTTCTCGCGGATTGGACAACCGAACCGGTTGCGCGGTGCTGTTAATGTTGATCGATCGCTTAGCGTCCAAAAAACTGGGCAAGAAACTGACCTTTATATTTACAGTGCAAGAAGAAACTGGATTGAGAGGTGCAAAAACGTTTTACAGAGAGCGTTTTAAAGAAGTATATGCGATAGACACTGTTTCGGCAGGAGACATTGCAAACATGCAATTTTACCTGAGTCCGGTCAGAACCGGAAAGGGTCCAGTCATAAGGTTGGTAGATTCTCGTGGTGTTTCATCACAAATTCTCAGAAAGAAGATCAAGATGGTTTCAGAAAAGGAAAATATTTCCGTGCAAGAGCTTTATGCACTGGGAAGCACTGACGCCGCAGCCACTTTTGAGCTGGGACTGAACTCTATTGCGCTGTGTATACCTGTAAAGTACACTCATTCTCCTGTAGAGATGGTGCATATTGCAGACTTGAAAAACATAATTCTATTATTAGAAAAAATAATAGATTATTGA
- a CDS encoding alanyl-tRNA editing protein, whose product MKDYYFRIDPYARELETEILEVFENQVILKDTIFYPGGGGQPPDTGKISGPDFEADITGAKKQGDLIVHSLSNIHGKLEKEAVKITLDWDRRYALMKSHTGEHIFYRALELLYPVHFEKVEFQPEESVLFISGNLSFEQVKEAEDLANKKIMDAININIYFQDPSQVSSDIRLKRDRIKDDSVRIVEIEKYDKSACTGIHVKNTKEIEILVATKLKRSKYIEIYFRVGNFAREYLKRAVTELYNIELLFNQTGPELIKKIGATKNELDTLKKEYYDLTSKMFRFDNISFHNINFYWSTSELGDFKGIEKRAQELVNSEIAIVLYGNQSEEKIFLLFSKSLSIDLQLIYKLIEKYNQKGGGKGNFLMVNAQKDVFNDLFESMKKFIIENFDK is encoded by the coding sequence GTGAAAGATTATTATTTTAGAATAGATCCATATGCACGAGAGCTTGAAACAGAGATCTTAGAGGTATTTGAAAATCAGGTAATTTTAAAAGATACTATTTTTTATCCGGGCGGTGGTGGCCAGCCTCCTGATACTGGCAAAATCTCAGGCCCGGACTTTGAAGCGGATATAACCGGTGCAAAAAAGCAGGGTGATCTCATAGTTCATAGCCTGTCAAATATTCATGGCAAATTGGAGAAAGAAGCTGTAAAAATAACGTTAGATTGGGATCGCAGATATGCATTGATGAAATCGCATACGGGTGAGCACATATTTTACAGGGCACTGGAACTGTTATATCCGGTACACTTTGAAAAAGTAGAGTTTCAGCCAGAAGAGTCTGTTTTATTTATCAGTGGAAATTTGAGCTTTGAGCAGGTTAAAGAGGCAGAAGATCTGGCAAATAAAAAGATCATGGATGCAATAAACATCAATATTTATTTTCAGGACCCTAGCCAGGTTAGCTCGGACATAAGATTGAAGCGTGACAGGATAAAAGATGATTCTGTAAGGATTGTAGAGATTGAAAAGTACGATAAAAGTGCGTGCACGGGCATACATGTTAAAAACACTAAAGAAATTGAGATACTAGTAGCAACAAAACTAAAAAGGTCAAAATACATAGAGATATATTTCAGAGTCGGTAATTTTGCAAGAGAGTATCTCAAAAGGGCAGTTACGGAATTATATAATATAGAATTGTTATTTAACCAAACTGGCCCAGAGCTAATAAAAAAGATCGGCGCTACAAAGAATGAACTTGATACTTTAAAAAAAGAGTATTATGATCTAACCTCAAAAATGTTCAGGTTTGATAATATTAGTTTTCACAATATAAATTTTTATTGGTCCACATCTGAACTGGGAGATTTTAAAGGCATTGAAAAACGTGCACAGGAGCTTGTCAATAGCGAAATCGCAATAGTATTGTACGGTAATCAGAGTGAAGAAAAGATATTTTTGTTGTTTTCAAAGTCTTTGAGCATAGACTTACAACTAATATACAAACTGATAGAAAAATACAACCAGAAAGGTGGAGGAAAAGGAAACTTTCTGATGGTGAATGCGCAGAAGGACGTATTTAACGATTTGTTTGAATCCATGAAAAAGTTTATTATTGAGAATTTTGATAAATAG
- a CDS encoding SLC13 family permease, with translation MLVALIIFLFTYVLISLRRFKLLNFERPATALFGAMLMIIFGIITPAEAFNSIDLNIIFLLLGMMIIVSSIGSTGFFTYISVQIVRHSKTGLQFLIYIMVITAGLSALFLNDAVVLFLTPIIIESTRMIKVNPVPYLLSEIFAANIGSVATLIGNPQNVYIAIHSSLSFGGWLMVLGPVAIISLIVAIIIIYAIYKKDINVPIKSMEEKKELENKSFLLFAMAVIIATLIAFLISRQIAIIALVSGSILLFVSPLFKNSSSKMILKNVDWSIIVFFIGLFILLEGVEVSGVLSMIINYFNSINLSMTNMGSLVTITAILSNLVSNVPAVLLIAQFIPYSSSHLWLALAMSSTLAGNLTIIGAAANIIVLEIASSMGVDVNWKEFSKAGIPVSIATLLIGVVVLTVI, from the coding sequence ATGCTTGTTGCATTGATAATATTCTTATTTACCTACGTTCTGATCTCACTGAGAAGATTTAAACTGCTTAATTTTGAAAGACCTGCAACAGCATTGTTTGGAGCTATGTTAATGATCATTTTCGGAATAATCACTCCTGCAGAAGCATTTAACTCGATAGACCTGAACATAATTTTTTTATTGCTTGGCATGATGATCATAGTTTCATCGATAGGATCTACTGGCTTTTTTACCTATATTTCTGTCCAGATTGTGAGACATTCGAAAACTGGACTGCAGTTTTTAATATATATAATGGTAATTACCGCTGGATTATCAGCTCTGTTTTTAAATGATGCAGTAGTACTATTTCTCACTCCTATTATAATTGAGAGCACTAGAATGATAAAAGTAAATCCCGTACCTTACCTGCTCTCAGAGATATTTGCAGCAAACATAGGCAGTGTAGCCACCTTAATAGGCAATCCGCAGAATGTATACATCGCTATACATTCCAGCCTCAGTTTTGGAGGGTGGCTGATGGTGTTGGGACCTGTAGCAATCATATCTCTAATCGTAGCAATAATTATAATATATGCAATCTATAAAAAAGACATTAACGTTCCGATAAAGAGTATGGAAGAAAAAAAAGAGCTGGAAAATAAAAGCTTTTTATTGTTTGCAATGGCTGTTATAATTGCCACGCTGATCGCATTTTTAATATCCCGGCAGATTGCAATCATTGCACTTGTAAGCGGCTCGATATTACTGTTTGTCTCTCCGCTTTTTAAAAATTCATCATCAAAAATGATCCTTAAAAATGTGGACTGGAGCATAATCGTGTTTTTTATAGGACTGTTCATCTTGCTTGAGGGCGTTGAGGTGTCTGGTGTATTGAGCATGATCATCAATTATTTTAACAGCATAAATTTGAGCATGACCAACATGGGATCACTGGTAACCATTACTGCAATTCTGTCTAATTTAGTGAGCAATGTTCCAGCCGTGCTTTTAATAGCACAGTTTATCCCCTATTCAAGTTCGCATCTCTGGCTCGCGTTGGCTATGAGCTCAACGTTAGCAGGAAACCTGACCATAATCGGTGCTGCAGCGAACATTATAGTCTTAGAAATTGCTTCTAGCATGGGCGTAGATGTGAACTGGAAAGAATTTTCTAAAGCTGGCATTCCAGTAAGCATAGCTACCTTATTGATTGGCGTGGTCGTTTTAACAGTAATATAG